The following are from one region of the Phycisphaeraceae bacterium genome:
- the rpsS gene encoding 30S ribosomal protein S19, with the protein MARSLKKGPHVVESVYRKVEKLAAQNRREPIKTWARACTIVPEFVGYTFKVHNGRAFLDVFVTEDMVGHKLGEFSPTRTFRGHTNKKEGIKSGG; encoded by the coding sequence ATGGCACGATCGCTCAAGAAGGGTCCCCATGTCGTGGAGAGCGTCTACCGCAAGGTGGAGAAGCTCGCCGCGCAGAACCGTCGCGAACCCATCAAGACATGGGCTCGCGCCTGCACCATCGTCCCGGAGTTCGTGGGCTACACCTTCAAGGTCCACAACGGGCGTGCGTTTCTCGACGTGTTCGTCACCGAGGACATGGTCGGGCACAAGCTCGGGGAGTTCAGCCCCACCCGCACCTTCCGCGGGCACACGAACAAGAAGGAAGGCATCAAGTCGGGCGGCTGA
- the rplB gene encoding 50S ribosomal protein L2, which produces MPIRVYNPTSPGRRNSSVNLHVEVTKKKPEKSLLAPKPKTGGRNSRGIITSRGRGGGHKQMYRKIDFKRADRAGVPGKVVGIEYDPNRTCHIALIEYADGVKRYILAPVGVKDGDTIIYDTKAVEPKPGNAMPLKFIPTGLNVHCIELFPGKGGQMCRSAGMYARLTNREAGMATLVLPSGEIRQVSVDCLATIGQVGNTDHQNVRWGKAGRSRYKGIRPITRAIVRNHNDHPLGGGEGKSKTGRPPVSPSGVFAKGGPTRDKKKASNKLIIRRRRSRRYGQLTL; this is translated from the coding sequence ATGCCCATCCGCGTCTACAACCCGACGAGCCCTGGCCGGCGCAATTCGTCGGTGAACCTCCACGTCGAGGTTACCAAGAAGAAGCCCGAGAAGTCGCTGCTCGCCCCCAAGCCCAAGACGGGCGGGCGCAACAGCCGCGGCATCATCACGTCGCGCGGTCGCGGCGGCGGCCACAAGCAGATGTACCGCAAGATCGACTTCAAGCGAGCCGATCGCGCGGGCGTCCCCGGCAAGGTCGTCGGCATCGAGTACGATCCGAACCGCACCTGCCACATCGCCCTGATCGAGTACGCCGACGGCGTCAAGCGCTACATCCTCGCGCCCGTGGGCGTGAAGGACGGCGACACGATCATCTACGACACCAAGGCCGTCGAGCCCAAGCCGGGCAACGCGATGCCTCTCAAGTTCATCCCCACCGGTCTGAACGTGCACTGCATCGAGCTCTTCCCCGGCAAGGGCGGGCAGATGTGCCGCTCCGCCGGGATGTACGCCCGCCTGACCAACCGCGAGGCGGGGATGGCGACGCTGGTGCTCCCCTCCGGTGAAATCCGCCAGGTCAGCGTCGACTGCCTCGCGACGATCGGTCAGGTCGGCAACACCGACCACCAGAACGTGCGCTGGGGCAAGGCCGGGCGTTCGCGCTACAAGGGCATCCGCCCGATCACCCGCGCGATCGTTCGCAACCACAACGACCACCCGCTGGGCGGCGGCGAAGGCAAGTCCAAGACCGGTCGTCCGCCGGTCAGCCCGTCGGGCGTGTTCGCCAAGGGCGGCCCGACGCGCGACAAGAAGAAGGCGTCGAACAAACTCATCATCCGTCGTCGCCGCAGCAGGCGCTACGGTCAGCTCACGCTCTGA
- the rplW gene encoding 50S ribosomal protein L23 yields MEAHYIIKRPMLSEKGTASATDHNRYLFEVSRTARKDDIKRAVQELYGVRVIGVNTVNQRGSNRRTRFGYVPGRTTKKAYVKLHPEDKIELF; encoded by the coding sequence ATGGAAGCCCATTACATCATCAAGCGTCCGATGCTCTCCGAGAAGGGCACCGCGAGCGCGACCGATCACAACCGCTACCTCTTCGAGGTCTCGCGCACCGCCCGCAAGGACGACATCAAGCGCGCGGTCCAGGAGCTCTACGGCGTGCGCGTGATCGGCGTGAACACCGTCAACCAGCGGGGCTCCAACCGGCGCACCCGCTTCGGCTATGTCCCCGGGCGTACGACCAAGAAGGCGTACGTGAAGCTCCACCCCGAGGACAAGATCGAACTGTTCTGA
- the rplD gene encoding 50S ribosomal protein L4: MEVPVLNMQGKQVGTFSIDEQSLGGEVNPSLIKQAYVRYHANRRQGSARTKSRSGIEGSTRKIYRQKGTGNARAGTVRSPIRKGGGVAFAKTRTREDFRLDMPVKMRRKANRNALLAKLLDNEVRVVDAITFSEPKTRAFKDLLDACKIDRSCLVAIPHDNENARKSASNLEGVTTVPVDQLTCFEMLNHRYMVITRGDLEAWLSGSSSKMDKNAKNIRTRKTQEAA; this comes from the coding sequence ATGGAAGTCCCCGTTCTCAATATGCAGGGCAAGCAGGTCGGGACCTTCTCGATCGACGAGCAGTCGCTCGGCGGCGAGGTCAACCCCTCCCTGATCAAGCAGGCGTATGTTCGCTACCACGCGAACCGGCGCCAGGGCTCTGCCCGCACGAAGAGCCGCTCGGGCATCGAGGGCTCGACGCGCAAGATCTATCGTCAGAAGGGCACCGGCAACGCACGCGCCGGCACGGTCCGCTCGCCGATCCGCAAGGGCGGCGGCGTGGCGTTCGCGAAGACCCGCACCCGCGAGGACTTCCGCCTGGACATGCCCGTCAAGATGCGCCGCAAGGCCAACCGCAACGCGCTGCTCGCCAAGCTGCTGGACAACGAGGTCCGCGTCGTCGACGCGATCACCTTCAGCGAGCCGAAGACCCGCGCGTTCAAGGACCTCCTCGACGCGTGCAAGATCGATCGCTCCTGCCTGGTCGCGATCCCCCACGACAACGAGAACGCGCGCAAGTCCGCTTCGAACCTCGAGGGCGTCACCACCGTCCCCGTCGATCAGCTCACCTGCTTCGAGATGCTCAATCACCGCTACATGGTGATCACCAGGGGCGATCTCGAGGCGTGGCTGTCCGGCTCGAGCAGCAAGATGGACAAGAACGCGAAGAACATCCGCACGCGTAAGACGCAGGAGGCCGCGTGA
- the rplC gene encoding 50S ribosomal protein L3, with the protein MSLMLLGKKIGMTRYFTEGGVNIPVTVIEVGPCIVTQVRTPEVDGYSAVQIGYGEAKPRNSTIPMIGHDAKAGSAPLARHAEFRVDEKDLANYTLGQTLTVDSLQNIAFVDVAATSKGKGFQGTMKRWNFKGQQASHGVERKHRSPGSIGGHGSNRGLGGGLRKGKKMSGQLGNERVTIRSLDVIKVDAERNLLLVKGPVPGPNKGVVEVSLPTRLYKSKARKQAAAMKG; encoded by the coding sequence ATGTCGCTCATGCTTCTTGGCAAGAAAATCGGGATGACCCGCTACTTCACGGAAGGTGGGGTCAATATCCCCGTCACCGTGATCGAGGTCGGTCCCTGCATCGTCACGCAGGTCCGCACCCCCGAGGTCGACGGCTATTCCGCCGTGCAGATCGGCTACGGCGAGGCCAAGCCTCGCAACTCGACCATCCCGATGATCGGGCACGACGCGAAGGCCGGCTCTGCGCCGCTCGCTCGTCACGCCGAGTTCCGGGTCGACGAGAAGGACCTCGCGAACTACACCCTCGGGCAGACCCTGACGGTCGACTCGCTCCAGAACATCGCGTTCGTCGATGTCGCGGCGACCAGCAAGGGCAAGGGCTTCCAGGGCACGATGAAGCGCTGGAACTTCAAGGGCCAGCAGGCCTCGCACGGCGTCGAGCGCAAGCACCGCTCGCCCGGCTCCATCGGCGGCCACGGCTCGAACCGCGGTCTCGGCGGCGGCCTGCGCAAGGGCAAGAAGATGTCCGGCCAGCTCGGCAACGAGCGCGTCACCATCCGCTCGCTCGACGTGATCAAGGTCGACGCGGAGCGCAACCTGCTGCTCGTGAAGGGCCCGGTCCCCGGACCCAACAAGGGCGTGGTCGAGGTCTCCCTCCCCACGCGCCTCTACAAGTCCAAGGCGCGGAAGCAGGCCGCGGCGATGAAGGGCTGA
- the rpsJ gene encoding 30S ribosomal protein S10, which translates to MTGAKIRIRMEAYDHQALDSSAKEIVEHAKRTNARVAGPVPLPTRIERYTVLRSPHVDKKSREQFEIRTHKRIIDITEANARTVEALNRLVVPAGVFIKIKA; encoded by the coding sequence ATGACTGGCGCGAAAATCAGAATCCGGATGGAGGCCTACGACCACCAGGCCCTCGATTCCTCCGCCAAGGAGATCGTCGAGCACGCGAAGCGCACCAACGCACGCGTCGCCGGCCCGGTCCCCCTTCCGACGCGGATCGAGCGTTACACCGTTCTCCGCTCGCCGCACGTCGACAAGAAATCGCGCGAGCAGTTCGAGATCCGCACGCACAAGCGCATCATTGACATCACCGAAGCGAACGCGCGAACCGTCGAGGCCCTGAACCGCCTCGTCGTGCCCGCCGGCGTCTTCATCAAGATCAAGGCCTGA
- a CDS encoding DUF342 domain-containing protein → MSDREPIEVVVSADGLAASLRAPAGVDRALVSAELVTALLADARVRTDTVEKPEVEAFIAQCRAAPPDEEVERVVARGAPARHGEQGRIELVADFARARIDDDGIEGLAPGSKEGAVDHHARSIFLAVREGDRIARVIDPTPGVDGVGVTGRTVVARPGREAAQRLHHSVERRGHELFAKVSGALEVGETMIRVSGEVTIPGFVDFTTGNIELPCSLIVEKGVRDGFVVSIEGSLTVRALVEAATVKTWRNATLLGGVASRGKGLLHVGRDLHTKYLDQVKGRVMRDAAIEREIVNCDLSIGRNLRAPTGSIMGGRVAVAGECVIDTLGSESGAPTELILGRVPEAEGLLSRAMELKGRIGSRLDKTMGEQRQLQQLAGKKLTPTQAERATELQYEISTLSGYTSSLENVSMRLLDSVRAHSTVKATISARIHAGVTVRVGAFTARFRRELRGPVMIHLNQNGQPVVTDLLRDETQRLSAVAVVEEDPNAMSVLRQAA, encoded by the coding sequence CCCATCGAGGTGGTCGTCAGCGCCGACGGGTTGGCCGCGTCGCTGCGCGCCCCTGCCGGTGTCGACCGCGCGCTGGTCAGCGCCGAGCTTGTGACGGCGCTGCTCGCCGACGCACGGGTCCGCACCGACACCGTCGAGAAGCCCGAGGTTGAGGCGTTCATAGCGCAGTGCCGCGCCGCGCCGCCCGACGAGGAGGTCGAGCGGGTCGTCGCGCGGGGCGCCCCCGCCAGGCACGGGGAGCAGGGGCGCATCGAGCTGGTCGCCGACTTCGCGCGTGCGCGCATCGATGACGACGGGATCGAGGGTCTTGCGCCCGGATCGAAAGAGGGCGCTGTGGACCACCACGCGCGTTCGATCTTTCTCGCGGTGCGCGAGGGCGATCGGATCGCGCGTGTCATCGATCCCACGCCCGGCGTCGACGGCGTGGGCGTGACCGGGAGGACGGTCGTCGCCCGCCCGGGCAGAGAAGCGGCGCAGCGACTGCACCACAGCGTGGAGCGGCGCGGCCACGAGCTCTTCGCGAAGGTCTCGGGCGCGCTCGAGGTCGGCGAGACGATGATCCGCGTCTCCGGCGAGGTCACCATCCCGGGGTTCGTCGACTTCACGACGGGGAACATCGAGCTCCCGTGCTCGCTGATCGTCGAGAAGGGCGTGCGCGACGGGTTCGTGGTCTCGATCGAGGGGTCGCTGACGGTCCGCGCGCTGGTGGAGGCCGCGACGGTCAAGACCTGGCGGAACGCCACGCTCCTGGGCGGGGTCGCGTCGCGCGGCAAGGGGTTGCTGCACGTCGGTCGCGACCTGCACACGAAATACCTGGACCAGGTGAAGGGGCGCGTGATGCGCGACGCCGCGATCGAGCGCGAGATCGTGAACTGCGATCTCTCGATCGGCCGGAACCTGCGCGCGCCGACGGGGTCGATCATGGGCGGTCGCGTCGCGGTCGCGGGCGAGTGCGTGATCGACACGCTGGGGTCCGAGTCCGGCGCGCCGACGGAGCTGATCCTCGGGCGCGTGCCCGAGGCGGAGGGCCTGCTGAGTCGCGCGATGGAGCTGAAAGGCAGGATCGGCTCGCGTCTGGACAAGACGATGGGGGAGCAGCGCCAGCTCCAGCAGCTCGCCGGGAAGAAGCTGACGCCCACCCAGGCGGAGCGAGCGACGGAGCTTCAGTACGAGATCTCGACGCTTTCGGGCTACACGAGCTCGCTCGAGAATGTCTCGATGCGTCTGCTCGACTCCGTGCGCGCGCACTCGACCGTGAAGGCGACGATCAGCGCCAGGATCCACGCCGGCGTGACGGTGCGCGTCGGCGCGTTCACCGCGCGATTCCGGCGCGAGCTGCGCGGGCCGGTGATGATCCACCTCAACCAGAACGGGCAGCCGGTGGTGACCGACCTCCTGCGAGACGAGACGCAGCGCCTCAGCGCGGTCGCGGTGGTCGAGGAAGACCCCAACGCGATGAGCGTGCTGCGCCAGGCGGCCTGA